In Bacillus pumilus, the sequence TTACCGCAGGTTTTGCAAAAATTTGAACAAGCTGGCTATGAAACATCTTGTCATGCAACGACATGTGCAGGAGATGCGACACAAGCAGCAGAAAAAGCCGCACAGAGAGATTTTGATTTAATTGTAGCAGCAGGTGGAGACGGCACGATCAATGAAGTCGTCAATGGACTAGCACCGCTTGATAAAAGACCAAAATTAGGAATCATTCCAGTTGGAACGACAAATGACTTCGCAAGAGCACTTGGAATTCCAAGAGAAGATATTTTAAAAGCAACAGATGCCATTATTGATGGTGTAGCAAAGCCGCTTGATATCGGTAAAGTCAATGGCCATTATTTTATTAATATTGCTGGCGGCGGCCGGTTAACAGAGCTGACATATGAGGTGCCTAGTAAGCTGAAGACAATGCTTGGACAGCTTGCTTATTATTTAAAAGGCATGGAGATGCTACCTTCCATCCGCCCGACAGAAGTCGAAATTGAATATGACGGCAAATTATTTCATGGAGAAATCATGCTGTTTCTTGTTTCACTAACAAACTCAGTAGGCGGCTTTGAAAAGCTGGCACCAGATTCCATTCTAGATGATGGGATGTTTGACTTGATTAT encodes:
- a CDS encoding diacylglycerol kinase; protein product: MKRARIIYNPTSGRELFKKNLPQVLQKFEQAGYETSCHATTCAGDATQAAEKAAQRDFDLIVAAGGDGTINEVVNGLAPLDKRPKLGIIPVGTTNDFARALGIPREDILKATDAIIDGVAKPLDIGKVNGHYFINIAGGGRLTELTYEVPSKLKTMLGQLAYYLKGMEMLPSIRPTEVEIEYDGKLFHGEIMLFLVSLTNSVGGFEKLAPDSILDDGMFDLIILKKVNLAEAIRVVSLALRGEHIHDNNVIYAKANRVKVDVKDKMQLNLDGEYGGMLPGEFENLYRHIEFIMPKATAEKIG